In Cicer arietinum cultivar CDC Frontier isolate Library 1 chromosome 7, Cicar.CDCFrontier_v2.0, whole genome shotgun sequence, a single window of DNA contains:
- the LOC101505376 gene encoding putative inactive cadmium/zinc-transporting ATPase HMA3: MSKFQKSYYDVVGLCCSSEVPLIENILKPLQGIKEVSVIVPSRTVIVVHDSLVISQLQIVKALNQARLEANIRVYGDEKHEKRWPSPYSVASGLLLLLSFLKFVYLPLKFLALGAVAAGAFPIILKAIVSIRNVRFDINILVIIAVIGTIAMEDYLEAGTIVFLYSIAEWLESRASHKANAVMSSLMNMTPQKAVIAETGEVVDADEVKINTILAVKAGEVIPIDGVVLDGNCEIDEKTLTGESYPVAKQKDSTVWAGTINLNGYISVKTTALAEDCVVAKMAKLVEEAQNSKTSTQRLIDKFAVFYTPAVVVISTFVAVIPLLLKLHNEKYWLHFALVVLVSACPCALILSTPVATFCAYTKAATSGLLIKGGHSLETLAKIKVMAFDKTGTITKGEFVVTNFQSLSDDIDLNTLLYWVSSIESKSSHPLAEAIVDHGRSLSIKPNPEKVTEFENFPGEGICGKIDERVLYIGNKKIARRAGSETEVPTLQGEVHEGKTTGYIYLGPTPVGIFSLSDVCRSGVQEAIRQLKLLGIKTAMLTGDCQSAAVQAQEQLGHALESVHAELLPEDKVKIISEFKKEGPTAMLGDGLNDAPALATADIGISMGISGSALASETGDIILMSNDLRKIPEAIKLARKSQRKVIENIVLSVITKVAILGLAIGGHPIVWAAVLADVGTCLLVILNSMLLLQRGHKHGGKSCKSSTQHHIHKNTCGDTNGSPSHHHHQHKHQHQHQHHSHKSCCSDKAQPQKCATKSCSSKHPPCLSNPNGSINHHKITENHGQCKGSEELHESDHHHHGKCDKNHNGVQKHDIESKCCSESHNLILNTEDIDAALINSHGNCLGHKSHGTKHCHNENINMVTHHDSTSLGSPSHLNPCGKKERHQSAKHCHSNHGHENLKDHGATHVIHHQKSSCHSDIKKHGTGEISIDIINEHEHEHEHEHDESASKHGCSSLADKENDSRKDCFNTCCRNEEFSKESIESSIVHACISLDKREVNGCCKSYMKECCSKHGHSGGGSFVGGLSEIITE, encoded by the exons ATGTCAAAGTTTCAGAAGAGTTACTATGATGTCGTGGGTTTGTGCTGTTCTTCGGAGGTTCCACTAATTGAAAACATCCTCAAACCTCTTCAAGGAATCAAAGAGGTTTCCGTCATCGTACCGTCACGAACCGTTATCGTTGTTCACGACAGTCTTGTCATTTCGCAACTTCAAATTG TTAAGGCACTGAATCAAGCAAGATTAGAGGCGAATATTAGAGTGTATGGTGACGAAAAGCACGAAAAAAGATGGCCAAGTCCTTACTCAGTTGCTTCGGGTTTGCTACTTTTGCTTTCGTTTCTCAAATTTGTGTATCTTCCTTTGAAATTTCTTGCCCTTGGAGCTGTTGCCGCCGGTGCCTTTCCGATCATCTTGAAAGCTATTGTTTCCATTCGGAACGTTAGATTTGACATCAACATTCTTGTCATCATAGCAG TTATTGGGACAATTGCTATGGAGGATTATTTGGAAGCCGGCACCATTGTTTTTCTGTACTCAATTGCAGAATGGCTAGAGTCAAGGGCCAGCCACAAg GCAAATGCAGTGATGTCATCGTTGATGAACATGACTCCTCAAAAAGCAGTGATAGCTGAAACAGGAGAGGTTGTGGATGCTGATGAGGTGAAAATAAACACAATTTTGGCAGTTAAAGCAGGGGAGGTGATACCCATTGATGGAGTTGTTTTAGATGGTAACTGTGAAATTGATGAAAAAACATTGACAGGGGAATCATACCCTGTAGCCAAACAAAAAGATTCTACTGTATGGGCTGGGACAATCAATTTAAATG GTTATATCAGTGTGAAGACTACTGCATTAGCTGAAGACTGTGTGGTGGCTAAAATGGCAAAGCTTGTGGAAGAAGCTCAAAACAGCAAAACCAGTACTCAAAGGTTGATCGACAAGTTTGCAGTGTTTTATACCCCAG CTGTTGTAGTCATATCAACTTTTGTAGCGGTGATTCCACTTCTGTTAAAATTACACAACGAGAAATATTGGCTTCACTTTGCACTGGTTGTTTTAGTAAGTGCATGTCCATGTGCACTTATCCTTTCAACACCAGTTGCAACCTTTTGTGCTTATACCAAAGCAGCTACATCTGGCCTTCTCATCAAAGGGGGTCATTCTCTTGAAACACTGGCAAAAATTAAGGTCATGGCTTTTGACAAAACGGGTACCATAACCAAGGGTGAATTTGTGGTGACAAATTTTCAATCTCTTTCAGATGACATTGATTTGAACACATTGCTCTACTG GGTGTCAAGTATTGAGAGCAAGTCAAGCCATCCATTGGCAGAAGCAATAGTTGATCATGGAAGGTCTCTCTCCATTAAACCAAATCCAGAAAAGGTGacagaatttgaaaattttcctGGAGAAGGAATCTGTGGAAAAATTGATGAAAGAGTTCTTTACATAGGAAACAAAAAAATTGCCAGAAGAGCAGGGTCTGAGACAG AAGTTCCAACATTACAAGGTGAAGTTCATGAAGGGAAAACCACCGGTTACATATATTTAGGACCAACCCCTGTTGGAATTTTCTCTTTATCTGATGTTTGTCGATCAGGGGTCCAGGAGGCAATAAGACAGTTAAAGTTGTTGGGAATCAAAACTGCTATGCTCACTGGAGATTGTCAGTCAGCTGCAGTGCAAGCACAggaacag CTAGGTCATGCCCTGGAATCAGTCCATGCAGAACTTTTGCCAGAGGACAAAGTAAAAATCATCTCAGAATTTAAGAAGGAAGGTCCAACAGCCATGCTTGGAGATGGTTTAAATGATGCACCTGCATTAGCTACAGCTGATATCGGAATCTCAATGGGCATTTCAGGTTCTGCACTAGCAAGTGAGACCGGCGATATAATTCTTATGTCAAATGATCTAAGGAAGATACCAGAAGCCATTAAGCTTGCTAGAAAGTCTCAAAGAAAAGTGATAGAAAATATTGTTTTGTCCGTCATTACTAAAGTTGCAATTCTTGGTTTGGCCATTGGTGGTCATCCAATTGTTTGGGCAGCAGTTCTTGCTGATGTTGGAACATGTCTGTTGGTCATCTTAAACAGCATGTTACTTCTGCAAAGAGGACACAAGCATGGAGGAAAAAGTTGTAAATCATCCACTCAACATCATATCCACAAAAATACATGTGGTGACACTAATGGGAGTCCctctcatcatcatcatcaacataaGCACCAGCATCAACATCAACATCATAGCCATAAGAGTTGTTGCTCAGACAAGGCTCAGCCCCAGAAGTGTGCCACCAAGTCATGCTCCTCAAAGCACCCACCATGCCTTTCAAATCCAAATGGAAGTATTAACCATCACAAAATCACGGAGAATCACGGTCAATGTAAGGGAAGTGAAGAGTTACATGAATCAGATCACCATCATCATGGAAAATGTGACAAGAATCATAATGGAGTCCAGAAGCATGATATTGAAAGCAAGTGTTGTTCAGAGTCACACaatttgattctaaatactGAAGATATTGATGCAGCTTTAATAAACAGTCACGGCAATTGTTTGGGACATAAGTCCCACGGGACAAAACACTGCCACAATGAAAATATTAACATGGTTACTCATCATGACAGCACTTCTCTTGGTTCTCCTTCCCATCTCAATCCCTGTGgtaaaaaagaaagacatcaatCTGCTAAGCATTGCCACTCAAACCATGGTCATGAAAACCTGAAAGATCACGGAGCCACTCATGTCATTCATCATCAAAAATCAAGTTGTCATTCTGATATTAAGAAGCATGGGACAGGCGAAATATCCATTGACATCATCAACGAGCACGAGCACGAGCACGAGCACGAGCACGATGAATCAGCCTCGAAGCACGGTTGTTCAAGTTTAGCAGACAAAGAAAACGATTCCCGTAAAGACTGCTTCAACACATGTTGTAGAAATGAGGAGTTTTCAAAGGAATCCATCGAGTCCTCAATTGTGCATGCTTGTATTAGTTTGGACAAGAGAGAAGTAAATGGATGTTGTAAGAGTTACATGAAGGAATGCTGTAGCAAGCATGGACACTCAGGGGGTGGTAGTTTTGTAGGAGGTTTATCAGAAATCATTACAGAATAG